In Colias croceus chromosome 19, ilColCroc2.1, the following are encoded in one genomic region:
- the LOC123700374 gene encoding uncharacterized protein LOC123700374, which yields MPRVKLVKKVVLSRNIGGATSEQKKSCSTGIINHKQPISKQKKTTKSDCILDPTISQTKLDCCKKCGDTDYKREDSTSKHSNEKLSDLYSLQSLHRIVNNNKASKHDLKNGKLKQYYRNENFQMSTESIPDIYNTKKTSLETIKEQSEQMQSPSRDSIFKIYTDSSVEEMGFFNPNDTDNLKNIKEFRSDNYFECHSVKSRINHSIARNEKHKCVYRFYLNDRLFPVPFNTDYNENIRCMECNLPLQNKEDFSNINGMIQAKVKLNNKVQDTIVMLPVKEPLIIKEKKKENNQKELDSVYFGIVKLNLNGDSIFNKTQPDDSLALKYQKGYKQYSDDLKYEYNNCNNDDDIII from the coding sequence ATGCCTAGAGTGAAGCTCGTGAAAAAGGTGGTTTTATCAAGAAATATTGGAGGAGCAACGTCTGAACAGAAGAAAAGCTGTTCCACAGGTATCATAAATCACAAACAACCAATCAGCAAGCAAAAGAAAACTACAAAATCTGATTGTATTTTGGATCCAACAATATCGCAAACAAAACTTGATTGTTGTAAAAAATGCGGAGATACAGACTATAAAAGAGAAGATTCGACATCTAAGCACTCAAATGAGAAATTAAGTGACCTTTATAGTCTTCAATCGCTGCATAGAATTGTTAATAACAACAAAGCCAGCAAACATGACTTGAAAAATGGTAAgctaaaacaatattataggaATGAAAACTTTCAAATGTCGACAGAATCTATCCCTGATATTTATAACACGAAGAAAACCTCATTAGAAACAATCAAAGAGCAATCTGAACAAATGCAGTCCCCATCTCGGGActccattttcaaaatatatacagACTCCTCTGTGGAAGAAATGGGCTTTTTTAATCCAAATGAcacagataatttaaaaaatataaaagaatttCGCAGTGACAATTATTTTGAGTGTCATTCAGTCAAATCAAGAATTAATCACAGCATTGCCAGAAATGAAAAACATAAATGcgtttatagattttatttaaatgacagGCTATTCCCTGTGCCTTTTAATAcggattataatgaaaatataagatGCATGGAGTGCAACTTGCCGTTACAAAATAAAGAGGATTTTTCTAACATCAATGGAATGATACAGGCTAAagtaaaattgaataataaagtACAGGACACAATTGTTATGTTGCCAGTTAAAGAGCCTTTAATTATAAaggaaaaaaagaaagaaaataatcaaaaagAATTAGATTCAGTGTACTTTGGTATTGTTAAACTGAACTTGAATGGtgattcaatatttaataaaacgcaACCAGATGATTCTCTAGCTCTTAAATATCAAAAGGGTTATAAACAATATAGTgatgatttaaaatatgaatataataattgcaataatgatgatgatatcataatttaa